From the Spiroplasma alleghenense genome, one window contains:
- a CDS encoding glucose-6-phosphate isomerase, which produces MIKVNLDNSKLENIEKIIESKLIKETSKKIFEKSGAGSDFLGWLDWPEKFDKTEYKKMQEVAKQLKEKIEVLIVVGIGGSYLGARAADEMIRGLYPKNGCEIIYVGNTISSTYTKQVLDYVETKKFGIVNISKSGTTTEPGIAFRVFENLLIKKEGSKASELIVAVTDKSRGALKTMADAKGYTTFTIPDDIGGRFSVLTPVGIFPLLVAGVDTDAMFEGAKQAMKDTKADDLSNSAYQYAAARYVLHTKKGYKVETLVSYELQMQMFTEWWKQLFGESEGKDGKGLLPTSVVFSTDLHSLGQFIQDGTKGLLFETILKIKNPLLNLSIPADEVNLDGLNYLHNKSFHEVNTIALQGVIEAHANEGNIPNIILEIEEMNAKSFGYLAYWFMKACAMSAYLLGVNPFDQPGVEVYKKNMFKLLGKK; this is translated from the coding sequence ATGATAAAAGTAAATTTAGATAATTCAAAATTAGAAAATATTGAAAAAATAATTGAAAGTAAATTAATTAAAGAAACAAGTAAGAAAATTTTTGAAAAAAGTGGAGCTGGTTCAGATTTTTTAGGTTGATTAGATTGGCCAGAAAAATTCGATAAAACCGAGTATAAAAAAATGCAAGAAGTTGCTAAGCAACTGAAGGAAAAAATTGAAGTACTAATAGTAGTTGGAATTGGAGGCAGTTATCTTGGAGCAAGAGCTGCTGATGAAATGATCCGTGGGTTGTATCCAAAAAATGGATGCGAAATCATCTATGTTGGAAATACAATTTCTTCAACTTATACAAAGCAGGTACTAGATTATGTTGAAACAAAGAAATTTGGAATAGTTAATATTTCAAAATCTGGAACAACAACAGAACCAGGAATAGCTTTTAGGGTATTTGAGAATCTTTTAATCAAAAAAGAAGGTTCAAAAGCTAGTGAGCTAATTGTAGCTGTTACTGATAAAAGTCGTGGAGCTTTGAAAACAATGGCTGATGCGAAAGGTTATACAACTTTCACAATTCCTGATGACATTGGTGGTAGATTTAGTGTTCTAACACCAGTTGGTATTTTCCCGCTACTTGTAGCTGGTGTTGATACTGATGCAATGTTTGAAGGCGCAAAACAAGCTATGAAAGATACAAAAGCTGATGACTTAAGCAATAGTGCTTATCAGTATGCTGCTGCTCGTTATGTATTACATACAAAAAAAGGTTATAAAGTTGAAACCTTGGTATCATATGAATTACAAATGCAAATGTTTACTGAATGATGAAAACAACTATTCGGTGAATCGGAGGGTAAAGACGGTAAAGGTTTATTGCCAACAAGCGTGGTTTTCTCAACTGATTTACACTCACTAGGACAATTTATTCAAGACGGAACAAAAGGACTACTATTTGAAACTATTTTAAAAATTAAAAATCCTCTTTTAAATTTATCTATTCCAGCTGACGAAGTTAACTTGGATGGGTTAAATTATCTACACAATAAATCATTTCATGAAGTAAATACAATCGCTCTGCAAGGAGTTATTGAAGCTCATGCGAATGAAGGGAATATCCCTAACATCATTTTAGAGATAGAAGAAATGAATGCAAAATCTTTTGGATATTTAGCATACTGATTTATGAAAGCTTGTGCCATGAGTGCTTATTTATTGGGAGTTAATCCTTTCGATCAGCCCGGGGTTGAGGTTTATAAAAAAAATATGTTTAAATTATTAGGAAAGAAATAA
- the sufB gene encoding Fe-S cluster assembly protein SufB, giving the protein MKPLKQTKTINEISKYKYGFNEGESSVYQTKMGINEEIVTQISKHKNEPQWMLDYRLESYRNFAKMPQPGFGPDLNFIDFQEYCYFNQATEKTATSWDEIPDNIKNTFDRLGIPKAEKDFLMGINAQWDATPIYSKMLDEVKDQGVIFTDCDTALREHPELFKKYFGTLIPNNDNKYAALNGAVWSAGTFIYIPKGVKLERPLQAYFRINYQAAGQFERTLIIVDDDASLHYIEGCTAPIYSKNNLHAANVELFVGKRSNLRYTTVQNWSDNVLNLVTKRSLVEEDGRMEWVDGNIGSKVNMKYPSCILKGDRAQGDTISIAVAKTGVYQDAGGKMIHLGKETKSKIISKSITFQGGTANYRGLVYIGPNAVDSKARVECDTLILDNQSHSDTIPKNKVENNRSQIEHEATVSKVSEEQLFYLMSRGLTELEALEIIVMGFIEPFTKELPLEYAVELNQLIRMDMEGSVG; this is encoded by the coding sequence ATGAAACCACTAAAACAAACTAAAACTATTAATGAAATTAGTAAATATAAGTACGGTTTTAACGAAGGTGAAAGCTCAGTCTATCAAACTAAAATGGGGATAAACGAAGAAATTGTCACGCAAATTTCTAAGCATAAAAATGAACCTCAATGAATGTTGGACTATCGCTTAGAAAGTTATCGTAATTTTGCCAAAATGCCTCAACCTGGTTTTGGACCGGACTTAAATTTTATTGACTTTCAAGAGTATTGTTATTTTAATCAAGCAACTGAAAAAACAGCAACCAGTTGAGATGAAATTCCTGATAATATCAAAAATACCTTTGATCGTTTAGGAATACCAAAGGCTGAAAAGGATTTTTTAATGGGAATTAACGCTCAATGAGATGCAACTCCAATTTATTCTAAAATGTTGGATGAAGTTAAAGATCAAGGTGTTATTTTTACAGATTGTGATACAGCCCTAAGAGAACATCCAGAATTGTTCAAGAAATACTTTGGAACCCTTATTCCAAATAATGATAATAAATATGCAGCTTTAAATGGAGCGGTTTGATCAGCAGGAACTTTTATCTATATTCCAAAAGGGGTTAAACTCGAGCGACCTTTACAAGCTTATTTTCGAATAAATTATCAAGCTGCTGGTCAATTTGAACGTACATTAATTATTGTTGATGATGATGCCAGTTTGCACTATATTGAGGGTTGTACAGCACCAATCTATTCAAAAAATAATTTACATGCAGCTAATGTGGAGTTATTTGTTGGTAAGAGAAGTAATTTAAGATATACCACAGTACAAAATTGAAGTGATAATGTTTTAAATTTAGTTACCAAAAGAAGTTTAGTCGAAGAAGATGGTCGTATGGAATGAGTTGATGGTAATATCGGTTCAAAAGTAAATATGAAATATCCTTCATGTATTTTAAAAGGTGATCGTGCCCAAGGAGATACGATTTCAATAGCAGTTGCTAAAACCGGAGTTTATCAAGATGCCGGAGGAAAGATGATTCATTTAGGAAAAGAAACTAAATCAAAAATTATCTCTAAATCCATTACTTTCCAAGGAGGAACTGCTAACTATCGGGGTTTGGTTTACATTGGTCCAAATGCTGTTGATTCTAAGGCAAGAGTTGAATGTGATACGTTGATTTTAGATAATCAATCTCATTCAGATACAATCCCTAAAAATAAAGTTGAAAATAATCGTAGTCAAATTGAACACGAAGCAACAGTTTCAAAAGTCAGTGAAGAACAATTATTTTATCTAATGAGTCGTGGTTTAACTGAACTAGAGGCTTTAGAAATAATTGTCATGGGATTTATTGAGCCCTTTACCAAAGAATTGCCACTAGAATATGCAGTTGAATTAAATCAATTAATTAGAATGGACATGGAAGGCTCGGTGGGGTAA
- a CDS encoding TrmH family RNA methyltransferase, translated as MDNQKIITSLTNSWVKKILELKLTQVQREEKKFLVEGEHLVFEALKHNCLESVIVVNKENQQFRKQIPQTLVTKEVMKKISDLKNAPNIIGICHILDSKIDFTSNILVLENIQDPGNMGSLIRSAAAFNFKTIISTNNSVSYYNPKVVRATQGNLFDLNLLNLEIADVIKQVGEKNYEVVGTNLRKPSVDLEVLKNPSLKLLLLGNEGSGLSDEVSDLIEKNFIIKINPQVESLNVGVAGAIIMNLLNQ; from the coding sequence ATGGATAATCAAAAAATCATTACTAGCCTAACTAATTCATGGGTTAAAAAAATTTTAGAATTAAAGTTGACTCAAGTCCAAAGAGAAGAAAAAAAATTTCTTGTAGAGGGGGAACACTTAGTTTTCGAGGCTTTAAAACACAACTGTTTGGAATCGGTTATTGTTGTTAATAAAGAAAACCAACAATTCCGCAAACAGATTCCACAAACCTTGGTTACTAAAGAGGTTATGAAAAAAATAAGTGATTTGAAAAATGCTCCAAATATTATTGGGATTTGTCATATTTTAGATTCAAAAATTGATTTTACTAGTAACATTTTAGTTCTAGAAAATATTCAAGATCCTGGCAATATGGGTAGTTTAATTCGTTCGGCTGCGGCATTTAATTTCAAAACAATAATCTCAACCAATAACAGTGTTAGTTATTATAATCCCAAGGTAGTAAGAGCAACACAAGGGAATCTGTTTGATTTAAATTTATTAAATTTAGAAATTGCTGACGTTATTAAACAAGTTGGTGAAAAAAACTACGAGGTTGTGGGAACAAATTTGAGAAAACCTTCTGTGGATTTAGAAGTACTTAAAAATCCTAGTTTAAAATTGTTACTACTTGGAAATGAAGGTAGCGGTTTGAGCGATGAAGTTTCTGACTTAATTGAAAAAAATTTTATTATTAAAATTAATCCACAAGTGGAATCACTTAATGTTGGTGTTGCAGGAGCAATAATTATGAATCTTTTAAATCAATAA
- a CDS encoding iron-sulfur cluster assembly scaffold protein, translated as MLDKNDKFMLRQIIMQHFVEANNKGLSDNLNSIRELQKSQSCSDEITIEMYFENDRIKFAKWDGSSCAISSASTDILADQLENKTYQEGLEILTNFHNLIKNEKYDEEQLGELIAFINVAQQGNRIPCALLGANGFKNMIVKKMEENNETTKTN; from the coding sequence ATGCTAGATAAAAATGATAAATTCATGTTGAGACAAATTATTATGCAACATTTTGTGGAAGCAAATAACAAGGGTTTATCAGATAACCTTAATTCAATTAGAGAGCTACAAAAAAGTCAAAGTTGTAGTGATGAGATTACTATTGAGATGTATTTTGAAAATGACAGAATCAAATTTGCCAAATGAGATGGTTCTAGTTGTGCAATTTCTTCAGCTTCAACCGATATATTAGCAGATCAACTAGAAAATAAAACCTATCAAGAAGGTTTAGAAATCTTAACAAATTTTCATAACTTAATTAAAAACGAAAAATATGATGAAGAACAATTAGGTGAACTAATTGCCTTTATAAATGTTGCTCAACAAGGTAATCGAATTCCTTGTGCGCTTCTGGGAGCCAATGGTTTTAAAAATATGATAGTTAAGAAAATGGAGGAAAATAATGAAACCACTAAAACAAACTAA
- a CDS encoding NifU family protein, which translates to MNEIAKKIEDKINELKFFVQQDGGDMEFVAYKNRIVYLRLMGNCVGCGLVDVTFREGIEMIMLEEFPNDVDGIDIIM; encoded by the coding sequence ATGAATGAAATTGCTAAGAAAATAGAAGATAAAATCAACGAACTAAAATTTTTTGTTCAACAAGATGGCGGTGATATGGAGTTTGTAGCCTATAAAAACCGAATTGTTTACCTGAGGTTAATGGGTAATTGTGTCGGTTGTGGTCTGGTTGATGTCACTTTTCGCGAAGGAATTGAGATGATTATGCTTGAAGAATTTCCAAATGACGTTGATGGAATTGACATTATAATGTAA
- a CDS encoding dUTP diphosphatase has protein sequence MITKETLIDLANRQKKLDDYIYEKRQIKFNEEISNKKLIAFFVELGEFINEERSFKFWSQKTASPRNILLEEYIDGMHFILSIGIEINFDFCGFSLNLPVKLENLELDYLELIKNFSNYAQKKSLKNYEKLITSFLLIGTWFSFTEKELLETYFKKNEINFNRQNDNY, from the coding sequence ATGATTACAAAAGAAACTCTTATTGATTTGGCGAATCGTCAAAAGAAATTAGATGATTATATCTACGAAAAAAGACAAATAAAATTTAATGAGGAAATTAGTAACAAGAAGTTGATAGCATTTTTTGTCGAACTGGGTGAATTTATCAATGAGGAAAGAAGTTTTAAATTTTGGTCACAAAAAACCGCTAGTCCAAGAAATATTTTGCTTGAAGAATATATTGATGGAATGCACTTTATTTTAAGCATAGGTATTGAAATTAATTTTGATTTTTGTGGTTTTAGTCTAAACTTGCCTGTAAAACTTGAAAATCTTGAACTTGATTATTTAGAATTAATTAAAAACTTTAGTAATTATGCTCAGAAAAAATCATTAAAAAATTATGAAAAATTGATTACAAGTTTTTTATTGATTGGAACATGATTTAGCTTTACAGAAAAAGAATTACTAGAAACGTATTTTAAAAAAAATGAAATAAATTTTAATCGTCAAAATGACAACTACTAG
- a CDS encoding 5-formyltetrahydrofolate cyclo-ligase: MSLKAKLRQKFKVLVSEFSESQKNNENQVITDWVINYLKKNNLTKIGIYNSMPNEVSTIKIVDFCLNNAIEVFVPKMCPYYSLEFYQIFENSNWEQNNPYNIKEPKELTSKVDLNDLQIIIVPILGFDDKKNRLGRGKGYYDRTLVKLSNTIKIGLAFSCQKHQEVLPIEENDVPLDFIVTGKFTL, from the coding sequence ATGAGTTTAAAAGCTAAATTAAGACAAAAATTTAAAGTTTTAGTATCAGAGTTTAGTGAATCACAAAAAAATAATGAAAATCAAGTTATTACTGATTGAGTGATTAATTACCTTAAAAAAAATAATTTAACAAAAATTGGAATTTATAATTCCATGCCAAATGAGGTTTCCACTATTAAAATAGTGGATTTTTGCTTAAATAATGCAATTGAAGTTTTTGTTCCAAAAATGTGTCCATATTATTCTTTAGAATTTTATCAAATTTTTGAAAATAGTAATTGGGAACAAAACAATCCTTATAATATTAAAGAGCCAAAAGAATTAACCAGTAAAGTAGATTTAAATGATTTACAAATTATAATAGTGCCTATACTTGGTTTTGATGATAAAAAAAACCGCCTGGGTCGCGGTAAGGGATATTATGATCGAACTTTAGTTAAGTTGAGCAATACTATTAAAATTGGTTTGGCATTTAGCTGTCAAAAACATCAAGAAGTTCTACCAATTGAAGAAAATGATGTTCCGTTAGATTTTATTGTTACTGGTAAATTTACATTATAA
- a CDS encoding S1 RNA-binding domain-containing protein, producing MLNKGQIINAKVTSIVNYGVFSEVHSEDGELIAKGLIHISELSDFFVRDINSFFAIGDVIEVQVLEYDGAKKQVKLSYKALHPELLKSSENKIQETGNGFSKLEDSIDDSMNND from the coding sequence ATGTTAAACAAAGGACAAATTATTAATGCTAAAGTTACTAGTATTGTAAACTATGGAGTTTTTTCAGAAGTTCATTCAGAAGATGGTGAATTAATCGCAAAAGGATTAATTCACATTAGTGAACTTTCGGATTTTTTCGTAAGAGATATAAATAGTTTTTTTGCAATTGGTGATGTTATTGAAGTACAAGTACTTGAATACGATGGAGCTAAAAAGCAAGTAAAATTAAGTTATAAAGCATTACACCCAGAACTATTAAAAAGTTCTGAAAACAAAATTCAAGAAACTGGAAATGGTTTTTCAAAACTAGAAGACAGTATTGACGATTCAATGAACAACGATTAA